One Malus sylvestris chromosome 14, drMalSylv7.2, whole genome shotgun sequence DNA segment encodes these proteins:
- the LOC126599863 gene encoding transcription factor PRE3-like, producing MSSRRSRSGQSGGSRISDDQINDLVSKLQQLLPEIRNSRRSGKVSASTLLQETCNYIRNLHREVDDLSERLSELLATTDTAQAAVIRSLLSQ from the exons ATGTCTAGCCGAAGGTCAAGATCTGGGCAATCCGGTGGTTCAAGAATCTCCGACGATCAGATTAATGATCTTGTTTCCAAGTTGCAACAACTTCTTCCTGAGATTCGCAATAGTAGACGTTCTGGCAAG GTTTCAGCATCCACACTGCTACAGGAAACGTGCAACTACATTAGAAACTTGCACAGAGAGGTGGACGATCTAAGTGAGCGGCTGTCCGAGCTATTGGCAACAACTGACACTGCCCAAGCTGCTGTAATCAGGAGCTTACTTTCGCAGTAG